Proteins encoded by one window of Cydia fagiglandana chromosome Z, ilCydFagi1.1, whole genome shotgun sequence:
- the LOC134678760 gene encoding uncharacterized protein LOC134678760 has product MILAKGLLYVLFAVAVCAKKERHKKPLATKKGTKLIPAATKGLLCYNCLSYDHKGCWDPDHPDNGNITVPNIDCYIPGMAFLCLAITAESAKLVETGTEIGPVRARTCVPAKDFSKNSVSHSMCNKLGKELAASEIFSRISISRPRCTLCNKHLCASVC; this is encoded by the exons ATGATCCTCGCAAAGGGCCTGTTATACGTGCTATTCGCTGTTGCCGTTTGCG CAAAAAAGGAGCGCCACAAAAAGCCTTTGGCAACCAAGAAGGGCACCAAGCTAATACCGGCCGCAACGAAGGGCCTGCTATGCTACAACTGCTTGTCCTACGACCACAAGGGCTGCTGGGACCCTGACCATCCGGATAATGGCAACATTACG GTACCGAACATTGACTGCTACATACCCGGCATGGCGTTTTTATGTTTGGCCATCACTGCGGAGTCAGCGAAACTAG TGGAGACCGGCACAGAAATCGGCCCAGTACGGGCCCGAACCTGCGTCCCCGCGAAAGACTTCAGCAAGAACTCAGTCTCGCACTCCATGTGCAACAAACTGGGGAAGGAGCTTGCGGCCTCCGAGATATTTTCGAGGATCTCGATCTCTAGGCCTCGCTGTACGTTGTGTAACAAACATCTATGTGCCTCTGTTTGCTAG